In Rhizobium sp. BG4, the genomic stretch CTTCGCGGGCCAGCCTTTCAATGTCCGCGCCGCTCTTGCCAGGCATTCGTGCAGCTATTTCCCTGAGAGCGGCATCACCCACTAGGTCCGGAAGATGAAATTCAAGGATTTGTCCTCGCGCTGTTGCGTCAGGCAAAGGAAATTTGACATGTTTTTCGAGCCGACCGCTCCTTAGAAGAGCAGGGTCGATCCGTTCCGGATAGTTGCACGCACCAAGGACGATGACGCCCTCGCGTCCTTCCGTTCCGTCCAAGCATTCTAAGAGCGCGTTCACGACGGTTGTCGAATAGGTCTCGTGGCGGCTAGGAAATTTGGCTCGGTCCCCAATGGCGTCGAATTCATCTAGGAATAATAAGCAGGGCGAATTTTCCTTGGCGGCACTGAACGCCTGATACATGGCCTTCAACATGTCACCGAGATCGCCGTCTTTATAAGACTGCCACTTCGGGATTGATGTTGCTTCCAGATGGAGGCCGCAGTGGGACGCTAGAGCTGCTGCAAATCGCGTCTTACCTGTTCCGGGTGGACCGTACAATAAGCAACCCTTGTCCACCTCGGCCCATGGAAGTTTTCCTTGCCGCCAATCGGATAGGTCTTTCTTCAGAGCCTCGGCCCACACGCTCGCTTCGCCGAAGCCCTTGGTGACATCCAGCAGCCGTTCATTGCCGGAAGGCACCTTCGCGACCTTCAACAGCTTCATAGCGGCCCGGCTCGCGGGTTGGTCCCGACGGAAGATGGCTTCCATTCGCTCTGATGCTTGCTCCGAGATGACTGCTGCCTGTTCGTCCGTCAGCATGCCGCACTTGCGAAAGGTACATAGCGCTCGTAAGTGCCGAACATCGCAAAGAGCGAGCCTGTCAGAGAGCGTGGCCGCCAGCTCGAAATCCTCATGAAGGACAGAACCCTCCTGAGTAAAGACGATCAGTTTCTCTCCCGTCTCAAGGAATTCCGCCGGGTCGATTTCCCATCCACGTTTGTGCTTGGAAGTAGGATGGAGGCAGAACTTGACGCCCTTCTTGTCCTTCAAAATGATGTTCGCCGCGTCATGAACGTCTTTCAGCTGCCATTGGGGAGGGACGGCGATCACTGCGACGCATGAAGGTTCGGAGAGGGCACCAATGTTTCTGCGGAAGAGCGCCACGAGAGCGCAATAAGCTAGAAAGTCAGTCGCTGACTTGCGAGCGATTGCAGGTAGATTCCGTTTCGTCAACCGGAACTCGTTAGTTCGAGGCGTCTTGAGCTGTTCGGCGGCTTGCTGCAGCTTCGCAATGTAACGGTCCAGGCTATCGGTCAGGGCTTTGTCCATGATCAGCTCCTCTTTCGTCGCTAACCGATCAGCCCGTGGTCGAAATAGTACCACCTGCTGAGAGTCCGGCCGATTTTGCGTTTTTGATCGAGGTAGAAGAGTTCGCTCGTAACGCCGGGGCTACCTTCTTTGATATGCGGATGACCGGACATCTCGCCGATAAGGCATGGCACGGAGCGCTGGACGAGCATGCAGTTGCGAATGGTAACAGGATTTACGGGACCGTCGAAGCCGCCAGGCGATGACAAGCCTTGTAAGTCGGCGAGCAGGGACTGCAGCCGGGGAATGATTACACTGGGTGAAGTTCCAAGCCATTTGTCCATCGAGAGCACCTTCGATTCGGTTTGAGGAAGTTGGCCTGAAGCAAGAAAACCGATTCTTGACTCAAAATCAAAGGAAAATGACGCAAAACGCGGTTGGGTGACGCACAGCGAATAATGTTGACATTCTCAGCCCTGAGCGTTTTTTCGGGGACATGAACCCGGTAATTCCGCTGTTGCGAGCTGCACGTTTTATGCTTGGCTGGAGTC encodes the following:
- a CDS encoding AAA family ATPase, giving the protein MDKALTDSLDRYIAKLQQAAEQLKTPRTNEFRLTKRNLPAIARKSATDFLAYCALVALFRRNIGALSEPSCVAVIAVPPQWQLKDVHDAANIILKDKKGVKFCLHPTSKHKRGWEIDPAEFLETGEKLIVFTQEGSVLHEDFELAATLSDRLALCDVRHLRALCTFRKCGMLTDEQAAVISEQASERMEAIFRRDQPASRAAMKLLKVAKVPSGNERLLDVTKGFGEASVWAEALKKDLSDWRQGKLPWAEVDKGCLLYGPPGTGKTRFAAALASHCGLHLEATSIPKWQSYKDGDLGDMLKAMYQAFSAAKENSPCLLFLDEFDAIGDRAKFPSRHETYSTTVVNALLECLDGTEGREGVIVLGACNYPERIDPALLRSGRLEKHVKFPLPDATARGQILEFHLPDLVGDAALREIAARMPGKSGADIERLAREARRIARKENRDVNISDVRSQVQVPPPLDAETLYRVAIHEAGHALVTHTLQLGKIEWVEIYDNVENFATAVDANGGMFMERPAREFLTQWDVMKMITSDLAGAAAEDLIFEHRASWSTGNQGSDFASATMLAIRMVTEYAFGNSLYYLPGSVDMTSPPKLWEDLALRDDVKEILQEQYQRAKEMLDGVKPELLKLADALVKHKRLDARQLEPYWPGSRKTRQSTPQRPKSRRQH